Below is a window of Sulfurimonas sp. DNA.
ATACACATATGTCTTGCCTGAATAACCACCGCAACGCCTTTTGGCACAATCGTGTCCATAATCGCATCTGCTATCTGCTCTGTGAGCTGCTCTTGAATCTGCATACGGCGCGCAAAAACATTTACGACACGAGGAATCTTTGACAAACCTACCACTTTGCCATCAGGTATATATGCCACATGCACGCGACCGATAATCGGCAAAAGATGATGCTCGCAAGTAGAGTAAAACTCTATATCTTTTAAAAGAACCATCTCATCGTTTGAACTGCTAAAAAGAGCTGATTTTAGTATCTCTCTTGGATCTTCTTTATATCCGCCGAAAATAAACTCGTAAGCTTTTTTAACTCTTTGCGGAGTTTTTAAAAGCCCCTCCCTGCTTGGATTTTCTCCGACATGAAGCATCATACATTTTACTGCATTTTCAAATTCTATATCTTGTTTATCTGACAATGTTATGCCTTTTAGAATTTTTTATAAATGATAGGGTACCGATAAGTTGCTGAGAAGTTTATTTATCGTATGTATGGTCAGTTGCATTTGGTATAATATATATTTTTAAATTTCGGCACAAAGGCAATCAAATAAAACTGCTATTTATCTCATTTTTACTCTATCTTCAAAACTATTTATACTTAACGGTTTTTAAAACCGAGTTTGAATTTTCGCTCTTAGAGTTTTTGATGCTATTTTCAACGGTATCTCTATTTTCAAAATCAAATAAATTTAAAGCCTATATACTTATTTTGCAAAGTTTCTATCTTATTCATTTTGTTTTTATCTCTTACTTTGGAAATCCAATCCAATATACGGATATTTATCTCTTTTTTACACATATAACGGAGACTTTTGAAAGTGTTGCGACACTCTATGATATAACTCTCTACCCGCTGCTTATCGTTGCGACAACCTCATTTATCATAATGTATATAAGATATGAAAAGAGTAAAATACCGACATTTTTACTATTGGCATTTTTACTCTCTTCTCTTTTGTCTCAAGACAAGATACACGACGCATCACTTTCACTTATCAAAGAGAGTATAAAGAGTATATTTTTAAAAAAAGAGAAGGGGGATATCCCAAAAAGCGACGATAAAAACAGAGTGCCTTTACATAAAACCGATAACAATATTATTTTAGTGATAGGTGAAAGCATGAGAAGCCGTGAAAATTTAAAAGAGAGATATGATATATTTGAAAATTACGGCTACAAAACCATAAAAAGCGGAGCGACAAATACCGATGTTGCCGTGCCTCTGCTCATAAACGGCGGTATTTCTCCGCAAAAAATAAATTTAGAAGATAATCTATTTTTACTGGCAAAGAAAAATGGGTATAAAACATCTTTTATAACTGCACAAAACGACAAAAGCCTAAAGTATATAGAACCTTATCTGCATAAAGAGCATATAGATACTTTTAAGATACTCGGTTCAAGAGACGA
It encodes the following:
- a CDS encoding sulfatase-like hydrolase/transferase translates to MLFSTVSLFSKSNKFKAYILILQSFYLIHFVFISYFGNPIQYTDIYLFFTHITETFESVATLYDITLYPLLIVATTSFIIMYIRYEKSKIPTFLLLAFLLSSLLSQDKIHDASLSLIKESIKSIFLKKEKGDIPKSDDKNRVPLHKTDNNIILVIGESMRSRENLKERYDIFENYGYKTIKSGATNTDVAVPLLINGGISPQKINLEDNLFLLAKKNGYKTSFITAQNDKSLKYIEPYLHKEHIDTFKILGSRDDKELISNLKSLSLEDKNFIVLQMQGEHSPYIYYENSDRSDSVELRYHKSMQYSDVVLNQLISYVSSYSKKPFLFIFASDHGELIGHDGKTGHNRFEKEIYSVPLVIHSNLETYLEKLESHCDVYELIYYYLGYLKEFKLKERKKIRVYGTMITEEDGYVDIDM
- the folE gene encoding GTP cyclohydrolase I FolE, whose translation is MSDKQDIEFENAVKCMMLHVGENPSREGLLKTPQRVKKAYEFIFGGYKEDPREILKSALFSSSNDEMVLLKDIEFYSTCEHHLLPIIGRVHVAYIPDGKVVGLSKIPRVVNVFARRMQIQEQLTEQIADAIMDTIVPKGVAVVIQARHMCMEMRGVEKINSTTTSSALRGLFKKDEKTRSEFFSLINSPNGSRY